The Sulfurirhabdus autotrophica genome includes the window GTCCTTGAACTCCAGGAATGTACGTACTGGCTTGTAGATATCTTCAGCCAATTTTTCAGCTGGGGTATCCAATTCAGGTTTCCAATCCTTGTTGTCAATTACGAACTTGACCATAGCCTTGGCAGCTAAACGGCCTTCAGCATGAGAACCGGAGGAGAATTTGTGGCCAGATGCACCCACACCATCACCTGCAGTGAACAAACCTTTTACCGTGGTCATGGAACGATAGCCCCAGTTCCAGCCTTTTGGAAGGTAGTCAGGCATGCCGGTGAATTCTTCAGTGGTTGGTGCACCCAAATCATCCGGACCAGAAACCCAAATACCGCAGCAACCGGAATGAGAACCAAGCAAGTAGGGCTCAGTAGGCATCAATTCAGAGTTTTTCTTCTCTGGCTCGATGTTTTCACCAACCCAAACACCACACTGGCCAATACACATATCCAGGAAGTCTTCCCATGCCTCAGCTTCCAGATGCTTTACTTCGCGAGGTGAAAGCGTTTCTTTCAGAGCTGCAAGAGCAGTAACGGTGTCCATGTAAATCGGACCACGACCTTCTTTCATTTCCTTCAGCATCAGATGGTTACGCAGGCAAGAAGCAGGAACGGCAGCCAACCCGTACGGAGGGTAGTCATTCAACATTTCCTTGTTGCGATCCATGTAAACTTCACCGAGTGAGTTAACCGCTTTCGCTTTAAACAGCAAGAACCATGCACCAACTGGACCGTAACCATCTTTAAAACGAGCTGGAACGAAACGGTTTTCCATCATGGTTAGTTCCGCGCCAGCCTGAGCAGCCATCGCATAGGTAGAACCTGCATTCCAAACTGGGTACCATGCACGACCTTGGCCTTCTCCAACAGAACGTGGACGGAACAAGTTAACAGCACCACCAGCCGCTAGCAGACAAGCCTTGAACTTGTATACATAAACTTTGTGATCACGTGTTGAGAAACCAACTGCACCAGCAATACGCTTAGGATCATTTTTGTCATTTACCAATTTAACGATAAATACACGTTCCTGAATGCGATCCATACCCAAAGCTTTTTTAGCGGCTTCAGCAACGATCCACTTGTAGGATTCACCGTTAATCATGATTTGCCATTTACCGGAACGTACTGGCTTGCCACCATCTTTCAATGCAGGTAAACCTTTAGAACCGTCGTGACGCTCACCATTCTCGTCTGTTTTCCAGATTGGCAGACCCCATTCTTCGAACAAATGAACAGACTCGTCAACGTGGCGACCCAAGTCATAAGCCAAATCGTCGCGGGTAATACCCATCAAATCGTTTGATACCATGCGAGCGTAATCAGCAGGGTCTTGCTCTGTACCAATATAAGTATTGATAGCGGATAAGCCTTGAGCAACAGCACCGGAGCGGTCCATTGCAGCTTTGTCGATCAATTTGATTTTAATATCAATGCCGGAATCAGCTTTAGCAGCTTCAGCCCAGCGCATAACTTCATAAGCGGCACCGCAGCAGGCCATGCCGCCACCTATCAAGAGAATATCAACTTCTTCTTGAATAACTTCTGGATTTCCAAATGTACCTTCAGCCATTATGTCACCTTAATATATGTGTTAATTGAACCAGTAATTCTTGATTAGCTATTACAATCTACGGTTGATTTTTACTTGCGAATCAATTCAGCAGGGTTGCCCGCACGGTAGCCATTTTCTTGGTTAAAGAAACCGGTTTTAGTAATATTTTCCATTTTTGCTTCTGGTTTGCCACCGTAAGGATTAATAGAGCCTTCAGGTGTAGTACGGATAGGGAACTTGAAGCGCTTCAATGTACCATTACGGAATTTGATGGTCCACATGATGGAATCTGAACCACGTAGTGGCTGAACAGAACCGCCCAATGGAACGATGTCAGCGTAGTGACGAACTTCAATTGCTTGTTGTGGGCAAATCTTTACGCAGGAATAACATTCCCAGCACTGCTCTGGCTCTTGGTTGTATGCTTTCATTGCATGACCGGTAGCAGAACCATCTTTATCAAGCATCATCAAGTCATGCGGGCAAATGTACATGCAAGCTGTTTTATCTTGACCTTTACAGCCGTCACATTTATCTGTGCGAACGTATGTTGGCATTATTTAATCTCCTTACTTCCATTTAACAAAACGCCGACTATTTGCATAGTCGGCAGACCTTTAAAACCTATTTGGCAGAATGTCCAGACAGCTTGACTTCCACCTTGTCTTCATCTTTGATTGTAGCGTAGTACTCACGCAAAATCGTCAACACCTCTGGGCGGCTAAATTCACTTGGAACATCTGCATTCTCAGAAAGTGCCTTGCGTAATTTAGTACCGGAAAGGAGTAAACGATCCCCCGCCTCATGTGGGCAGGTACGAGCAG containing:
- the aprB gene encoding adenylyl-sulfate reductase subunit beta codes for the protein MPTYVRTDKCDGCKGQDKTACMYICPHDLMMLDKDGSATGHAMKAYNQEPEQCWECYSCVKICPQQAIEVRHYADIVPLGGSVQPLRGSDSIMWTIKFRNGTLKRFKFPIRTTPEGSINPYGGKPEAKMENITKTGFFNQENGYRAGNPAELIRK
- the aprA gene encoding adenylyl-sulfate reductase subunit alpha; the protein is MAEGTFGNPEVIQEEVDILLIGGGMACCGAAYEVMRWAEAAKADSGIDIKIKLIDKAAMDRSGAVAQGLSAINTYIGTEQDPADYARMVSNDLMGITRDDLAYDLGRHVDESVHLFEEWGLPIWKTDENGERHDGSKGLPALKDGGKPVRSGKWQIMINGESYKWIVAEAAKKALGMDRIQERVFIVKLVNDKNDPKRIAGAVGFSTRDHKVYVYKFKACLLAAGGAVNLFRPRSVGEGQGRAWYPVWNAGSTYAMAAQAGAELTMMENRFVPARFKDGYGPVGAWFLLFKAKAVNSLGEVYMDRNKEMLNDYPPYGLAAVPASCLRNHLMLKEMKEGRGPIYMDTVTALAALKETLSPREVKHLEAEAWEDFLDMCIGQCGVWVGENIEPEKKNSELMPTEPYLLGSHSGCCGIWVSGPDDLGAPTTEEFTGMPDYLPKGWNWGYRSMTTVKGLFTAGDGVGASGHKFSSGSHAEGRLAAKAMVKFVIDNKDWKPELDTPAEKLAEDIYKPVRTFLEFKDYTTAIDVNPNYITPKMLQFRLQKIMDEYVAGVATYYTTNAHMLAVAEEKLGMLKEDADKMRAKDLHELLRAWENYHRILTAEAHMKHIQFREESRYPGFYYRMDKNFVDEENWKCFVNSVYDKETQKWTVFKRKHVDLVDKSKLFKPASH